A portion of the Candoia aspera isolate rCanAsp1 chromosome 18, rCanAsp1.hap2, whole genome shotgun sequence genome contains these proteins:
- the LOC134507156 gene encoding F-box only protein 2-like translates to MVLGVFPCPPTPIKSVETSSTLATSLLASSCQVTHTLTHPRSGFLAHSGGAPPPRPPPGLPQANQHPQRRAALASPGRRPVGVTCLRQGSPAQPGRGAESLRSASRRGCCCVTRRPRPLQLLASPAGHPDEGIHFPASEVLSNCPLCPSQEALPEPLLVRILASLPATDLVLQCRLVCSQWKALVDGAALWLLKCQAEGFAGEGAEAEGADSWQTLYFLNKRKRNLIRNPNGEGGLQHWEDVQNGGDGWKVEELPGDFGKDFPSDEVHTYFVSSFDWCSKSQMIDLRAEGYWEELMDTTQPKIVVKDWYAARCDAGCLYNLKVKLLSANEDVVAEFVSDTIAVPQDNEGDWAEITHTFTEYGPGVHFVRFEHGGQDTVFWKGWYGARVTNSAVFVEP, encoded by the exons ATGGTCCTTGGTGTCtttccctgcccccccaccccaattaagAGCGTGGAAACCTCCAGCACTCTAGCTACTTCCCTCCTGGCCAGTTCCTGCCAAGTCACtcacaccctcacacaccctcgaAGTGGCTTCCTCGCGCACTCCGGGGGCGCGCCGCCCCCCCGGCCCCCGCCTGGGCTCCCGCAAGCCAACCAGCACCCCCAAAGGCGCGCTGCCCTCGCCTCGCCTGGCCGGCGTCCCGTCGGAGTTACTTGCCTGCGACaaggcagcccagcccagccggGGCGGGGGGCGGAGTCTCTCCGGTCGGCCTCCCGGAGAGGCTGCTGCTGTGTCACTCGCCGCCCTCGCCCGTTGCAGCTCCTGGCATCGCCCGCGGGGCACCCCGATG AGGGAATTCACTTTCCTGCCTCCGAGGTTCTGTCCAACTGCCCCCTGTGCCCCTCCCAGGAAGCCCTCCCGGAGCCCCTGCTGGTGCGGATCCTGGCCAGCCTGCCTGCCACCGACCTGGTCCTGCAGTGCCGCCTGGTTTGCTCCCAGTGGAAGGCCCTGGTGGACGGGGCGGCCCTCTGGCTCCTGAAATGCCAGGCAGAGGGCTTTGCCGGGGAGGGCGCAGAGGCCGAGGGCGCAGACAGCTGGCAAACCCTCTACTTTCTGAATAAgaggaagcggaatttaatcagGAACCCAAACGGCGAAG GGGGTCTCCAGCATTGGGAGGACGTGCAAAATGGGGGCGACGGCTGGAAAGTCGAAGAGCTGCCTGGCGATTTCGGAAAGGACTTCCCCAGCGATGAAGTCCACACCTATTTTGTCTCATCTTTTGA CTGGTGCAGTAAATCCCAAATGATTGACCTGCGCGCAGAAGGCTACTGGGAAGAGCTGATGGACACCACGCAGCCCAAAATCGTCGTGAAAGACTG gtATGCTGCTCGCTGCGATGCCGGCTGTCTCTACAACCTGAAGGTGAAATTGCTCTCTGCCAACGAAGACGTGGTGGCCGAGTTTGTGAGCGACACCATTGCGGTCCCCCAGGACAACGAAGGCGATTGGGCTGAG ATCACTCACACGTTCACCGAGTACGGCCCCGGAGTTCACTTCGTCCGTTTCGAGCATGGAGGCCAGGACACGGTTTTCTGGAAGGGCTGGTACGGCGCACGCGTGACCAACAGCGCGGTGTTTGTGGAGCCTTAG
- the LOC134507060 gene encoding F-box only protein 6-like translates to MASIAALPEDVLIAVLVLVPARDLVRRCRLVCSLWRGLVDLPSLWRRKSQREGYWPEPPGRPVPDWRVFYFLCSLKRNLIRSPCAEEGFDPWLKESDGGDQWKIEQLPGDHGRNFPHPPIQKYFVTSFQLCLKSQLITLRDHGYWDELMDKARPDIVVKDWYAARFDCGCRYQVCVRLLSKNYIVLQEFMPEDVVIQQWSDAEWCEVSYTFHNYPSGVRHILFKHGGQDTQFWAGWYGVRVTNSSITLGPQVAD, encoded by the exons ATGGCGAGCATCGCGGCCCTGCCCGAGGACGTCCTCATCgcggtgctggtgctggtgccgGCGCGGGACCTGGTGCGCCGCTGCCGGCTGGTGTGTTCCCTGTGGCGCGGGCTGGTGGACCTGCCCTCGCTCTGGCGGCGCAAGAGCCAGCGGGAGGGCTACTGGCCGGAGCCGCCGGGCCGCCCCGTCCCGGACTGGAGAGTCTTCTACTTCCTCTGCAGCCTGAAGAGGAACCTGATCCGGAGCCCCTGCGCCGAAG AAGGCTTTGATCCCTGGCTGAAAGAATCCGACGGAGGCGACCAGTGGAAAATCGAGCAGCTTCCCGGGGATCACGGAAGGAACTTTCCACACCCACCCATTCAGAAATACTTCGTGACTTCTTTTCA ACTTTGCCTCAAAAGCCAGCTCATCACCTTGAGGGATCACGGCTACTGGGATGAGCTGATGGACAAAGCCAGGCCTGACATTGTGGTGAAGGACTG GTACGCTGCGCGTTTTGACTGCGGCTGTCGGTACCAAGTCTGTGTGAGGCTCCTGTCCAAAAATTACATCGTTCTCCAGGAGTTTATGCCCGAGGACGTCGTGATCCAGCAGTGGAGTGATGCAGAATGGTGCGAG GTTTCGTACACTTTTCACAACTACCCTTCGGGAGTCCGTCACATCTTGTTTAAGCATGGGGGCCAAGATACCCAATTCTGGGCTGGCTGGTACGGTGTCAGAGTGACCAACAGCAGCATCACCCTGGGCCCCCAAGTGGCAGATTAA